The genomic interval CCTCGGGCCTGGCGAGGACCATGAGGGAATCGGTCACGTCCTTCATCCGCTCGAGCTCGCCCCAGATGGCCTCGTATGCGCCGGGCGCGAGTTCGTCGAACTGCGAGCGAAACAATTGCACAAAACCCATCACGGTCGTCAAAGGGTTGCGAAACTCGTGCGCGATGCTCGCGGCGAGCTGGCCGACGGCTTCGAGCCGCTCATCGCGCAGGCGGCTGGCTTCACGCCGGAGGCGCGGCGCAAGGTCGCGGGCTTGGAGGATGTAGCTCGGGGAATGGGTGCCCGAGCGGATGAGCGTCAGGCGCAGCGCCACGTTGACGCGCACGTCGTCAATCTCAAGCGCCACATCGTGCTCCTGGCCGTCTGCGCCAGCCGGCGTGAAGAGTTCGTCGAAGCGGGCGAAGTCTTCGGGCGCGACGAGATCGAACACGGAGCGGCCGACGAGGGATTCGCGGCTGAGCCCGGCGGAGGCGAGGAAGCCGGGAGACGCGAAGGTGATCTCGCCGCTCGGCGCAGCGATGAGGACGAGATCGGCCGAGTTCTCGGCGATGACCCGGTACGTCTGGCGAGCCGACTCACACTCGTCGGCGAGCCGCGCGTGGGCGCGGGATAACCAGAGAAAGCTCAAAAACAGCGCCGCGGTGGGAAGCGTGACGGCCCAATCCGCTTCGTGCGCGGAGAGAAGCGAGGCGAGCGACGCGGGAATGAGGAGTGCCGCTGGGTGAAGGCCGCGAAGCGCCCCAAATGCCGCGCCGAGCCGCCGCATTGAGCCGTGAAAGCACGCGAGGGCTGTGAGGCGCGCGAGTTCGAACAGGACGGCGGCGAGGGCGGATCGAATCAAGTAGGGCAGAAAGAGCGCGTGGCGAAGCGCGGCGTAAGCCGGGACGAGCGCGAGTTGGTGCGTGCCGAGCGAGATGAGAAGGCGCCTCAGGTGTGCGCCCGTGAGCTTGCCGTCGACAGAACGAAGGAATGCCGCGATGACGCTGAACAAGATGGTGGTGCTCGCCGCCCAGAAACCGAATTGATCGGCCGCCCACACATAGCAGAAGACGGACGTGGACCACTGCCGCCCGCCGGGAAGCTGGAGGGGGAAGAATTCCAGCCCGCACGCGACGGCGATGAGGATCCACAGAAGGCTTTGGGTCTGTCCGTACAAGCCCCAGGCTGCGCAGAAGGGCACCGTGAGCCCAATGGCGAGCAGGGCGTAGGGATAGGCGCGGCGAAAATCGTGGTTCAACGCAGCATGCGCTCCTTTGTGCGGCGAGAGATTGGGCGGATCGGCGGGTTGTCGACAAGCCCCCTAAAAGCACAGGAAGAATCGGGACGAAGCCCCGATTCTTCCGCGCCGGTCAAGATGTCGAGTGATGCCAATCTGCCTTGCATGTCGAAGTGTAGCGCACGGCGGCCGCGTTGGAAAGCGAAAGATGTCGAAACAAAGGGACAGGCGTCGAGATGAGGCGGAGACGTTAGGTTTCGACTACCTGCTGCGCGGGGCTCAGGCGCCGCGCGGCAGTCGCCACAGAACACCCGTCACGGGCGGCGCATTTCGTACGGCCGACCCTTCCAGTGATCGCCCGTGCGGAGCCAGAACCGCCTGGCGGAGTCGAGGGTCATGAGGGTGTACAGGACGCCGGCCAAGGGAAGCAGGGCGGATCGCGCCGGAGACAGGCGGTACCACCGGAGCATCGGCACGAAGGTCGAGGCGAGGATGGCGTACGCGAGCCCGCCAAGGCACAAAGCGGCGAGGCTCCCCGGCGCGCCCGCCAGAAGACCCACGAGGCCGGCGATTGCGGCAGCGGGTGGCACGGCGTACAAGAGGAGCATGCCGAGGGCGGTGCCCAAGAGGAGCACGGTGGAGAACCGCAGCTGCACGAACGCGGTGCGCGCAATCATCCGCCAGATTTCGCCGAGGGTTCCGTACGCCCGCACGCTCACCACGTCGTCGCCAAGCCCGAGCCAGAGGCGCCCGCCGCCATCCGCCACGAGCCGAGCGAGCGCACAGTCGTCGATCACGGCGTCGCGAATGGCCTCAAGCCCCGGGGGCGTGGGCAACAGGCGGCGCCTGACGAGCACGCATCCGCCCGCCGCGGCCGCGGTCCTTCGCCTAGGGTGAGCGACCCACGCGAACGGGTACAGCTTCGCGAAGAAGTAGACGAACGCTGGAATGAGGAGCTTTTCCCATGCGCTCTCGGCCCTGAGCCGAACCATGAGCGAGACGAGGTCCAACCCGTCTCGCTCGGCCCGCGCCACGAGGGCCTGGACGCTCGTCGGTGAATGCGAGATGTCCGCGTCCGTGAACAGCACGTACGCCGCATCGTCCGGCACGTGCCTGAGACCATTCTGCATGGCCCACACCTTGCCCGCCCACCCAGGCGGAAGCGCATCCGCGCGCACCACGCGCAGACGATGCGCGAGCCTAAGCTCCGACGCAAGGCGCTCGGCCACCTCCGCCGTGCCGTCTGTGCTGTGATCGTCCACGAGCACGACGTGGAACTCACCGGGGTACGCCTGCGAGAGAAGCGTCGGAAGCGTCCTCGGCAAGACGTCCGCCTCGTTGCGCGCGGGCACCACGGCCCACACGGCCGGCCACGCGCGGGGCGCCCTGGCCTCGGCCGCCATCCTTGCGGTGTTCATGGAGAGCGCCGTGCGCCAATAGAAGCCGCGCCCGAAAAGCAGGAAGATCCACGCCGCGAGGCTTACGGCCGCGGCCCAAGCCAGCGCCGTCATGGGGCAACGCTCCTTCCTTCGCGGCGCCTATCGCCGCGTTGTCCAACGATGCCTGTACAATTGCACCTGAACTCAGTATACTGATTAGAAACTTGCCTGCGGGGATGGATGCCCGTGAGTCAAATTCGCTTTCACCTGGATCGGCTCCTCTCTGAGCGAAACTGGAAAATTCCCGATCTGGTGAAACGGTCCGGTGTCAACAAGAACACGCTCTACGCCATGAAGAAGAACGCCATCACCCGCGTGGATCTCCGGGTGTTAGAACGAATTTGCGACGCGCTCTCGTGCAAGCTGTCCGATCTCATGACCTACGAACCAGAGGGGGAGACGCATACGAAGGGCCTGCTCTTCATCCTGTCCGGGCCTTCCGGGGCAGGGAAAAACACGCTCATCAACGCGCTTCGGGACCGGTACGATCTCGGCCTGACCTTCATCCCGTCGTTTTCGACGAGGCCCATGCGGCCGGGTGAGACGAACGGCAATCCCTACTACTTCGTGTCCCGCGAAGAGTTCATGCGCATGGCCGAGCGGGGCGAATTCCTCGAGTACGAGACCATCCACGGGAACTTGTACGGCACGCACCTGTTGAGCTACGAGCGGGCCCTCAACGAGGGCCGCATCATCATCAAGGACATCGACGTGAACGGCGCGCTCAACATGAAGCGCGTGTTTGGCGATCGCGTCATCCTGATCTACGTCCGCCCGACGTGCCTCGACGATCTCGAAGGAAGACTTCACCACCGCGGCGACAAAGAGGAAGACATCCGCATCCGCATGCAGCGCCTCAAATACGAGGAGTCGCTGTCGGATCAGTTCGATTTCCTCATCTTCAACGATGACGTCGCCACCGCCACAGCGGAACTCGCCCACATCATTCGCACCTGCACGAGAAAGCACGCGTAAAGGCGGGACAGCATGCAGGTGAACGCTCATCCCCGCGTGCGCTTCTCGTTGCGCTACAAGATCATCGCCATCCTCTTCGGCGCCATGCTCGTGGTACTCGCGCTCGGCGGGACGCTGTTTTACAGCGTCGCCAGGCAGCAGATGCTCAAGAGCGCGGACAAGCAGGCGCAACTCCTCGCGCAACAGATTGAGCTCGAGGTCGAGTCGAGCGAGGCCGGGCAAGCCTACATCGACAATCTGCTCGGCAACGAGCTGCGGATTGCCTCCATCGCGATTGAAAAGCAGCTGCCGCCCCACTGGCGGGACGTGACGAACGAACAGTTGCGCCAGCTATCCGCAGAGCTCGGCGTGAGCGGCATCACGCTTCTCGCGCCCACCGCGGACGACATCGTCGGCGTGCGCTCGTCGGATCCGCGCGAGATTGGCCTTTCCACGCGCGGCATGGGCAAATGGTACATCGCCTTCCGCGATCTGCTCGCCGGAAGGCCCCAGGCGTCCACGTACGGCACTGCGGGGAAAAACTACTGGTCTGGGCCGTTCGCCAACGCCGCCTCCGATCCGTCCAAGGTCGACAAGTGGGGCTACTACTACGACGGCACGACGGATTACATCATCGATCCGTTTTACGTCCAGACGTCCATTCCCGGCTACGAACAGGTGGTCAGCGTCAACAGCACCATTCGCCACATCCTGGCGACGGAGCCCGACATCCTGTCCATCGCCGTGCTGAACAGGACGTTCGACGAGAAGCCCATCCGCTACTCGTACAAAGGCGTCTCCTGGATCGATATCGCCAATCAGCCTGTCATGTACGGCGCCTATCGCTATGCCGATCACGACCTCGACGTCCGGCTCAAAGACCGCGCTTTGTCCACGGGCCACATGCAGACGGCTCTCGATCACGTCGACGGCACGACCGTGATGAAAGCGTTCATCCCCGAGTCGGAGCAGGGGAGCCGATACATCGTCGAGATCGTGATGAACTATCGCATCATCACCGCTCAGCTCGGCGATCTTCTGCACGACATGGCCATTCTGGGCGGCGCGCTCCTCGTGCTGACCGGCGTGCTGTCGTTCGTAGGCGCCGAACTCATCACGCGCCCGCTCAAGCGCATCACCGAGGCCGTGGACGAGATTGCCGACCGGAATTTCGCGGCGCACGTCGACGTGGCGCGGTCGGACGAAATTGGCGTGCTCGCCGCGCACGTGAACGAGATGTCGGAGAAGCTGGTGGAATATTTGCGCGAGCTGACCCGGCGCGAGCGCGGGAGAGGCGTGGACTACCTCGTGATGGCCACGCAGGCGCTGGTGCACGAGCTCGGCACGCCGCTCGCCGCCATTCGGCAGATGTCGGAGCTGTTGCCGAGGCTCGAGCCGAACCTCGGAGAGAAGGCGCGCGAGATCCTCGAGCGGATGCGATCCGCCTCCGAATACGCCAACCGAATTGCGCGCGACTTCACGGCGTTCTTGCGCAACGGCATGTTGACCGTGAGGCGCCGGGACGTGGTGCGCCTGGTGTCGGACGCCGTTGGCCTATGTTCGTCCATGGCCCAGGCCCGCCATGTGAAACTCTCGTTCCGGAACGAGACCGGACATCGGCACGTGTACCTCGATGTGGATGAAGACAAGCTGTTCGGCGCCATCGTGAACCTCGTGAGAAACGCCATTGACGCCATTCCGGACGATCGCGCCCGCCGCGAGGTCGACGTGACGGTGAGAATTGAGGCCGAAGAGCTGCACATCGACGTGATTGACAGTGGCGTCGGGATCCCGCGGGACCGCTGGGACCGGATCTTTGTCCCGTACAGTTCCACGAAAAAGGGCGGGCTCGGCCTCGGGCTCACGTTCTGCGGCCTCATCGCCATCGCGCACGGCGGGACGGTGGGCGTGGTCCAGTCCAGCCCTCAGGGCACGCATATCCGCATGCGCCTGCCCCTCAAGCACGAGCCGATTCAGGTGGACGCGTAGATGGTGATGCGGGTCGTGAGCCTGTGCGTCTCGTCGAAGACGGCCGGCGGCACGTCAAACCACGCGTCCTGAGCGGAGCCCCAGGTGGGGTCCACCAGGATGTACCGGTGCTGGTCCGGGATCCACACCTCGTTCCATGCGTGGGACCCTTCCACGCCGCCGGTCACCGCCACGCCCTCGTCGATGCGCACGGTCAGGCCCACGGCGTGCGCCATATCCGCATAGAGGAGCGCGTAGTCGGCGCACACGCCCTTCCCGGTCTCCAGCGTGGTGAGCGGGGACTGAGCGTCCCATTTGCCATCGTCGACGTAGTCGTCGTATTTCTTCCAGTCGTAGTGGACGTGGTCAATCTCCCACTCGTACAGGGCGCGCGCCTTGGCGTACGGAGAGGTCAATCCGCTTGTGATGGCCAGGGCCTTTTCCGCCACAGGTTTTGGCACGACGAGAATGCCCGTCTCCTCGCCGGGGCCGGTGGGCACGACAAACAGGGAGATGTCCGCTGCCACGGTCTGCGCCGCACCTTTGGCCAAAACCGGCATTTCGCGCTCCGCGATGGGGCGAAGCCACGGCGTGTAGACGTGATGCGACAGCCAGCGGTACGCGGGCGACGCCTGGGAGGCGCGCGCGAGAGCTGGCGCAGACACATACTGGAGAACGAGAAACAGGCAGGCGCCGACCGCCGCGGCGCGAAAGGCGCCAAGCACGCCGCCGACCACGAGCCCGCCGGCGCGGCTCAGGGCGCGCATGCGTCCGCGCGGGCGGATCCACCGGGCGCCGAGCGGCGCGAGCAGCGCCCCGATGGCGGACGAGACGACGAGGTAGGCGGCGAGAAACGCAATCCAGTTGCACAGCCTCGGGGACTGCTGCCAAAAAGCGGCGAGATGCGCTAGCCAACTGGGCACGGACGCACTCTGGCTATCCTGCAGGACGAAGTTGCGGATAGAGCGGCTTGCCGCAAAGGCGGCCGCGGACGAAGCGACGACCTCGGCGACAAACGCCGCGGTCTGCACAAGCCTCCGCGACTCTCGCTCAAATCCGCGCCGAAAGCCCGCCAAGGCCGAAACCGCCACAATCGCCCACAACACCCACTCCAGCCAGTCGTTCACCGGAACACCCCCAGCTCTTCAGTCTATCCCGATTCCCGCCGATGGAGTAGTATGAAGAATAGACATCAGCTGGCGCGGGGGGATGCGTGTGGCATGGACGGCGGATCAGATCCCGAATCTCAAGGGCAAGTGGGCCGTCATCACGGGTGCGAACAGCGGCATCGGATGGCAGGCGGCGCGTGCGCTCGCCAGGCGGAGGGCGCGGGTCACGCTCGCGGTTCGCAATCGCGAGCGCGGCGAAGACGCCAAGGCCCGCATCCTGGCGGAGGTGCAAAGCGCCGAGATCGACGTGCGCCTGTTGGACCTGGCCGATCTCGACAGCGTCCGGTCGTTCGCGGAGGCGCTCGTGGCGGAGGGTAAGCCGCTCGACCTGCTGATCAACAACGCGGGCGTGATGGCCACTTCGTACGGCACGACCCGGCAGGGCTACGAGCTTCAGTTCGGCACCAACCACCTCGGCCACTTCGCCCTCACGCTCCAGCTGCTCCCGATTCTCGCCGGGACGACGGGCGCGCGCGTGGTGACCGTGAGCAGCATGGCGCACCAGATGGCGAAACACTTGGATCTCGCGTACGTGCGCGGTGGCGGGCGCTACCGGCGATTCGAGAGCTACGCGCAGAGCAAGCTCGCGAATCTCCTCTTTGCCTACGAGCTCGACCGGCGCCTGAAGCGCCGCGGGCTTCCCCTGAAGAGCATCGCCTGTCATCCCGGGTTTGCCGCGACGTCCCTCGTGGAAAACGGCATGCTGAAGAGCGCCTGGGCCAAGCCGCTGGCTCGGATTGTGAATCGCTTCGCGCAGCCGAGCGAGATGGGCGCGCTTCCCACGCTGTACGCCGCCACGCATCCGGACCTCGAAGGCGGCGAGTACGTCGGGCCTGACCGCGGATCTCGGGGTTACCCCGTCGTCGTGTCTTCGTCCCCGGCTTCTCGCGATCTCGCCGCAGCGCGCGAGCTTTGGAGCGCCTCGCTCGAGATGACGGGCATTCCGCGCGACGCCTGGTACGCGCTCGAGGACGAGTGACCTGCGCCATCACGCGCTCCCGGGAGCCAGAAAGAGGGATAGACGTGGCCAAGCTGTACTTTCGCTTTGGACAGATGAACGCCAGCAAGTCCATCCAACTGTTGACCGTCGCGCACAGCTACGAGGAACAGGGCAAGAAGGTGGCGCTGTTCACGCCTGCCATCGACGACCGGTACGGGCGCGGCGTCATCGCGTCCAGGGTGGGCATCGCCAAGCGGGCCGTCGTCGTGGAGGAGGACACCGACCTGTTCGCGTGCGTGCGCGCGCAGATGCCCGACTGCGTGCTGGTGGACGAGGTCCAGTTCCTCCGCGCCTATCACGTGCGGCAGTTGGCGCGCGTGGCGGACGATCTCGACATCCCGGTGATCATGTACGGCCTCCTGAAGGACTACCGCAACCGCCTGTTCGAGGGCAGCGAGGCGGCCATCCTGTGGGCGGACCGGATAGAAGAGATCAAGACCATCTGCGCGCATCCCGGCTGCGACCGCAAGGCGACGATGATCCTCAAGGTGAAAGACGGGCGCCCGGTGTACGAGGGCGAGCAGATTGAAGTCGGCGGCAACGATCTCTACAAATCCGTCTGCCGCAAGCACTACTTTCACCCGGACGTGGAGGGCCTGATGCGCGCCACAGGCCCATGACGGCGTATCACCGGCTTAACGCGCGCCGGCTTCTCCGCTTCACAGCTCGAGCGACAGCTGGATGGCGGGCGCCTTCGCCAGGTCCTCTTCCGCTGCGCGAAGACAGGCAGTAAGCGTGTACACAGGCATGTTCAACTGACATGCCACGTACACTTCCAGTCGGGCGCCGCGCGAGCGCTCCCA from Alicyclobacillus acidocaldarius subsp. acidocaldarius DSM 446 carries:
- a CDS encoding transglutaminase domain-containing protein, which codes for MNDWLEWVLWAIVAVSALAGFRRGFERESRRLVQTAAFVAEVVASSAAAFAASRSIRNFVLQDSQSASVPSWLAHLAAFWQQSPRLCNWIAFLAAYLVVSSAIGALLAPLGARWIRPRGRMRALSRAGGLVVGGVLGAFRAAAVGACLFLVLQYVSAPALARASQASPAYRWLSHHVYTPWLRPIAEREMPVLAKGAAQTVAADISLFVVPTGPGEETGILVVPKPVAEKALAITSGLTSPYAKARALYEWEIDHVHYDWKKYDDYVDDGKWDAQSPLTTLETGKGVCADYALLYADMAHAVGLTVRIDEGVAVTGGVEGSHAWNEVWIPDQHRYILVDPTWGSAQDAWFDVPPAVFDETHRLTTRITIYAST
- the gmk gene encoding guanylate kinase — encoded protein: MPVSQIRFHLDRLLSERNWKIPDLVKRSGVNKNTLYAMKKNAITRVDLRVLERICDALSCKLSDLMTYEPEGETHTKGLLFILSGPSGAGKNTLINALRDRYDLGLTFIPSFSTRPMRPGETNGNPYYFVSREEFMRMAERGEFLEYETIHGNLYGTHLLSYERALNEGRIIIKDIDVNGALNMKRVFGDRVILIYVRPTCLDDLEGRLHHRGDKEEDIRIRMQRLKYEESLSDQFDFLIFNDDVATATAELAHIIRTCTRKHA
- a CDS encoding thymidine kinase yields the protein MAKLYFRFGQMNASKSIQLLTVAHSYEEQGKKVALFTPAIDDRYGRGVIASRVGIAKRAVVVEEDTDLFACVRAQMPDCVLVDEVQFLRAYHVRQLARVADDLDIPVIMYGLLKDYRNRLFEGSEAAILWADRIEEIKTICAHPGCDRKATMILKVKDGRPVYEGEQIEVGGNDLYKSVCRKHYFHPDVEGLMRATGP
- a CDS encoding two-component system sensor histidine kinase NtrB — protein: MNHDFRRAYPYALLAIGLTVPFCAAWGLYGQTQSLLWILIAVACGLEFFPLQLPGGRQWSTSVFCYVWAADQFGFWAASTTILFSVIAAFLRSVDGKLTGAHLRRLLISLGTHQLALVPAYAALRHALFLPYLIRSALAAVLFELARLTALACFHGSMRRLGAAFGALRGLHPAALLIPASLASLLSAHEADWAVTLPTAALFLSFLWLSRAHARLADECESARQTYRVIAENSADLVLIAAPSGEITFASPGFLASAGLSRESLVGRSVFDLVAPEDFARFDELFTPAGADGQEHDVALEIDDVRVNVALRLTLIRSGTHSPSYILQARDLAPRLRREASRLRDERLEAVGQLAASIAHEFRNPLTTVMGFVQLFRSQFDELAPGAYEAIWGELERMKDVTDSLMVLARPEAFKPIPCDLAEMARAAIGACEPLALERGVPVDLGPLPPAQVLGHPGQLRQMMVHLLRNAIEAAAETRGRVVLWVTSTEAEAIVHIQDTGPGIPDSVLEHLGEPLYHTKEKGTGLGLMVVHRIVQQHGGQIHIRRTEAPIGTAVEVRLPISRR
- a CDS encoding oxidoreductase, with the translated sequence MRVAWTADQIPNLKGKWAVITGANSGIGWQAARALARRRARVTLAVRNRERGEDAKARILAEVQSAEIDVRLLDLADLDSVRSFAEALVAEGKPLDLLINNAGVMATSYGTTRQGYELQFGTNHLGHFALTLQLLPILAGTTGARVVTVSSMAHQMAKHLDLAYVRGGGRYRRFESYAQSKLANLLFAYELDRRLKRRGLPLKSIACHPGFAATSLVENGMLKSAWAKPLARIVNRFAQPSEMGALPTLYAATHPDLEGGEYVGPDRGSRGYPVVVSSSPASRDLAAARELWSASLEMTGIPRDAWYALEDE
- a CDS encoding sensor histidine kinase; this encodes MQVNAHPRVRFSLRYKIIAILFGAMLVVLALGGTLFYSVARQQMLKSADKQAQLLAQQIELEVESSEAGQAYIDNLLGNELRIASIAIEKQLPPHWRDVTNEQLRQLSAELGVSGITLLAPTADDIVGVRSSDPREIGLSTRGMGKWYIAFRDLLAGRPQASTYGTAGKNYWSGPFANAASDPSKVDKWGYYYDGTTDYIIDPFYVQTSIPGYEQVVSVNSTIRHILATEPDILSIAVLNRTFDEKPIRYSYKGVSWIDIANQPVMYGAYRYADHDLDVRLKDRALSTGHMQTALDHVDGTTVMKAFIPESEQGSRYIVEIVMNYRIITAQLGDLLHDMAILGGALLVLTGVLSFVGAELITRPLKRITEAVDEIADRNFAAHVDVARSDEIGVLAAHVNEMSEKLVEYLRELTRRERGRGVDYLVMATQALVHELGTPLAAIRQMSELLPRLEPNLGEKAREILERMRSASEYANRIARDFTAFLRNGMLTVRRRDVVRLVSDAVGLCSSMAQARHVKLSFRNETGHRHVYLDVDEDKLFGAIVNLVRNAIDAIPDDRARREVDVTVRIEAEELHIDVIDSGVGIPRDRWDRIFVPYSSTKKGGLGLGLTFCGLIAIAHGGTVGVVQSSPQGTHIRMRLPLKHEPIQVDA
- a CDS encoding glycosyltransferase: MTALAWAAAVSLAAWIFLLFGRGFYWRTALSMNTARMAAEARAPRAWPAVWAVVPARNEADVLPRTLPTLLSQAYPGEFHVVLVDDHSTDGTAEVAERLASELRLAHRLRVVRADALPPGWAGKVWAMQNGLRHVPDDAAYVLFTDADISHSPTSVQALVARAERDGLDLVSLMVRLRAESAWEKLLIPAFVYFFAKLYPFAWVAHPRRRTAAAAGGCVLVRRRLLPTPPGLEAIRDAVIDDCALARLVADGGGRLWLGLGDDVVSVRAYGTLGEIWRMIARTAFVQLRFSTVLLLGTALGMLLLYAVPPAAAIAGLVGLLAGAPGSLAALCLGGLAYAILASTFVPMLRWYRLSPARSALLPLAGVLYTLMTLDSARRFWLRTGDHWKGRPYEMRRP